The nucleotide sequence CCACAGCCCCGGCATCGTGCGCTCCAGGACAAATCCCGTCGCAAACGGCAGGGCCGCACACAGACCCCACGACAACAATTGTACCCGCGGCCCCTCGGGATTTTTCTTAAACGCCTGCCAGATGTGGGGCGCCAGAAACGCCGCCAGCGGCCAGAACAACAGCGCCTGGCTGTGTTCAAACTGGACCGCTGCCGCCCAGCAGGTTGTGCCTGCCAGGTACAACAGCGCCACCGCCGTGGAGTCAAGCACGTACACCAGCGGGCCGCCCAGGATGATCCAGGTCAGCAGGAACGTGCTCATGTCGCCCTTGATGTGGTAGGTCTGGCTGATCAGTGAGATGCAGGCGCCCACCGCCAACGCCAGAAACACTCCGCTCCCTTCGCGCCACGGCGTTGATCGCGATCGGCACAGCAGCGTCCACCATACGAGGGCCTGGCCCGCCATGAGGGGCATGAACGACAAGACCGTCCTAATGGGCCGTCCCAGCGTGTTCCAGTTGTGGGCCAACAACAGGATAATGCCGAGCCCTATCGATGCGGCGCCCAGAATGCTGAACAACAACAGGGCGGTGCTTCGTTTGGAGCGTATCGACACGGGACCGTAGTGGGCCCGTAACTGCTCGATTATCTCGACGGACAGGATGCCGGCTGCATTCAGTTCGGCAAACTCGCCGTAGAGCCACGCGATTGCCTTTCTTCTGCTCATCGGTTCCATCCTTCTTTTGGCGATGCAGCCGTTACTCTTTGGTGGCTTTGCCTTCCGCTTGCATGAGCGTTGCGCCTTGGTCGCTCATTATCTGTATACCCCATTCCATAACGCCACTGTCCATAAACCGGTAAAACGAGGTCGTAAAGGCCTTCGCCGAGGGTTCACTCTTTGCGGTCCATGCAAGCGTCCTGGTGGCCGGGTCCCATGTGCCCGTGGATTCGTTTGATGCGCCCATCGATCCGAACCAACTGGCCAGGTAACACCGTTGCTTGTCATCATAGGTGAGGATCAACTGGTCGCTCGTGTTGTCGGCGCGCTCGAACTGCGCTTGAAGAAACCGGCCGCCCAGCACCCACCGGCTCGTCATCAGCGACGAACCCTCCTTCGTATCGGGAGGCCCCCCGGCTTTTGGAAAGGTGTACGTATAAGTGTCGCGCCACTTACCTACGAAGTTCCCAAGAGGAGCGAGTCCCAGCGGCAGCGGCCCGCCCGTATTACCCGCTTCAGACAGAATGACCGGGGTTGGATCCTTGGCGCGTGTCACCTTATATTCGCCATGGAACGACTTGACGCCCGCGGGGTCCATGACTTCACACGTGGCTTCCCAAGCATTTTCATTGAAAAACCGGTGCTGAATGGTTGTGGTATATCCGTTGCCGGAAGTGGTCCAGTCCAGCGTGCGGGCCGTTTCGTTCCACCGGCCGGTAGTCGGTTCGGGATGGCCAATGGATGAGGAGAAAAACGAGCTTCGGTAGCACTGGCTGGACCCATCGTACGTATACAAGGTGATTGAGGCGTTGTTCTCTGAGTCCCGGCCGTTTTCCTGGACGAACCTGCCGCCGAGAACGCGGGCAAACGTGCTCCGCGTGGCAATACTTCTTCCTGATGCGTTAGGCCCCTCGTAGAGAGTCGCGTCACAGTCCCAGGTGCCAAGGAACTGGTCCAGCACCTCTTGCGGAGATCTTGCGGCGGACTGCCCGGCCGCAGCAGGTTCAGCGCCCTGCCCCTCTTTTTCATAAACGAAAAGCATC is from Candidatus Hydrogenedentota bacterium and encodes:
- a CDS encoding DUF2157 domain-containing protein gives rise to the protein MSRRKAIAWLYGEFAELNAAGILSVEIIEQLRAHYGPVSIRSKRSTALLLFSILGAASIGLGIILLLAHNWNTLGRPIRTVLSFMPLMAGQALVWWTLLCRSRSTPWREGSGVFLALAVGACISLISQTYHIKGDMSTFLLTWIILGGPLVYVLDSTAVALLYLAGTTCWAAAVQFEHSQALLFWPLAAFLAPHIWQAFKKNPEGPRVQLLSWGLCAALPFATGFVLERTMPGLW
- a CDS encoding DUF1579 family protein, with protein sequence MRDRTKLGITLVLALLAAALPLACKPPAQQAAPASPDGIAGTYKLVSVGGNPVPKESGSITLNDNGTLSSVMDWGAMHFGDGGIHNFRGTYVKQDAGYVLTWEGAGQTWVTIDGSKLTMNNEGMLFVYEKEGQGAEPAAAGQSAARSPQEVLDQFLGTWDCDATLYEGPNASGRSIATRSTFARVLGGRFVQENGRDSENNASITLYTYDGSSQCYRSSFFSSSIGHPEPTTGRWNETARTLDWTTSGNGYTTTIQHRFFNENAWEATCEVMDPAGVKSFHGEYKVTRAKDPTPVILSEAGNTGGPLPLGLAPLGNFVGKWRDTYTYTFPKAGGPPDTKEGSSLMTSRWVLGGRFLQAQFERADNTSDQLILTYDDKQRCYLASWFGSMGASNESTGTWDPATRTLAWTAKSEPSAKAFTTSFYRFMDSGVMEWGIQIMSDQGATLMQAEGKATKE